From the genome of Vibrio navarrensis, one region includes:
- a CDS encoding MarR family winged helix-turn-helix transcriptional regulator, which produces MTKYDVLLAEAGLLQDETISTTKIKTVVDLISFCSKVSDKCTQNLGKSSLSDGQFVVLMLLKHFGRMKPSELATKADITRSAITVVLDSLEGRGFVIREHQQQDRRSWIISITDAGLAEFQSILPEQTKWLSQILMILSDDEFKTFSTLVSKIYSHNPALDLEI; this is translated from the coding sequence ATGACTAAGTACGATGTACTACTGGCTGAGGCTGGTCTTCTTCAAGACGAAACAATTAGCACAACAAAAATCAAAACCGTGGTCGATCTCATTAGTTTCTGTAGTAAAGTTTCAGATAAATGCACTCAAAATTTGGGGAAATCATCACTCAGTGATGGACAGTTTGTGGTTTTGATGCTGTTGAAGCACTTTGGCAGAATGAAGCCATCTGAACTCGCCACCAAAGCAGATATCACACGCTCGGCGATTACAGTGGTATTAGATAGCTTAGAAGGACGAGGTTTTGTGATAAGAGAACATCAACAACAGGATCGTCGTTCGTGGATTATTTCTATAACGGATGCCGGGTTGGCGGAGTTTCAATCGATACTACCGGAACAAACAAAATGGCTATCCCAAATACTGATGATATTGAGTGACGATGAGTTTAAAACTTTTTCAACGTTGGTAAGCAAGATCTACTCTCACAACCCCGCATTAGATTTAGAAATCTAA